A single window of Shewanella sp. Choline-02u-19 DNA harbors:
- the pflB gene encoding formate C-acetyltransferase has protein sequence MTEKTEQFANAWEGFTSGDWKTEVNVRDFIQANYTPYEGDESFLAEATAATTELWDKVMVGVKQENSTHAPVDFDTDKVSTITSHEAGYITKDLETIVGLQTEAPLKRAMLPNGGIRMVESSCAAYGRELDSNIKYVYSELRKTHNQGVFDIYTPEIMGCRKSGILTGLPDAYGRGRIIGDYRRIALYGIDYLMQDKFAQFGSLQADFETGENLSYTMQLREEIAEQHKALGQMKKMAASYGFDISLPATNAKEAIQWTYFGYLAAVKSQNGAAMSLGRTSSFLDIFIERDIEAGVLTEQAAQEMVDHFVMKLRMVRFLRTPEYDELFSGDPIWATESIAGMGLDGRTLVTRSSFRFLHTLYNMGPSPEPNITVLWSEALPLNFKKYSAKVSIDTSAIQYENDDLMRPDFASDDYAIACCVSPMVVGKHMQFFGARANLAKTMLYAINGGVDEKLKTQIGPKYAPITDEVLDFDDVMGRLDTMMDWLATQYVSALNAIHFMHDKYSYEAALMALHDRDVRRTMACGIAGLSIAADSLSAIKFGTVKPIRDENGIAVDFDISGDYPKFGNNDARVDDLATDLVERFMAKIRSMKMYRNAIPTQSILTITSNVVYGKKTGNTPDGRPAGAPFAPGANPMHGRDEKGAIASLTSVAKLPFAHAQDGISYTFSIVPNALGKDEDGRKANLAALMDGYFAHNDSREGGQHLNVNVMNREMLEDAVVNPDKYPQLTIRVSGYAVRFNSLTPEQQQDVITRTFTKGL, from the coding sequence ATGACCGAAAAAACTGAACAGTTTGCAAACGCGTGGGAAGGTTTCACGTCAGGCGATTGGAAAACTGAAGTCAATGTGCGTGATTTTATTCAAGCTAACTACACTCCTTACGAGGGCGATGAGTCTTTCTTAGCAGAAGCGACTGCAGCCACGACCGAACTTTGGGATAAAGTGATGGTTGGTGTTAAGCAAGAAAACAGCACTCACGCTCCTGTTGATTTTGATACAGATAAAGTATCAACAATTACCTCTCACGAAGCGGGTTACATCACTAAAGATTTAGAAACCATTGTTGGTTTACAAACAGAAGCACCGCTTAAGCGTGCAATGTTGCCTAACGGTGGTATCCGCATGGTAGAAAGCTCTTGTGCTGCTTATGGCCGTGAGCTGGACTCAAACATCAAGTATGTTTACTCAGAGTTACGTAAAACACACAACCAAGGTGTTTTCGACATTTATACCCCTGAAATCATGGGCTGTCGTAAGTCTGGGATTTTAACTGGTTTACCTGATGCTTACGGTCGTGGCCGTATCATTGGTGACTACCGTCGTATCGCGCTATATGGTATCGACTATTTAATGCAAGATAAGTTTGCTCAATTCGGTTCGCTTCAAGCTGACTTCGAAACTGGCGAGAACTTGTCTTACACTATGCAACTTCGTGAAGAGATTGCAGAGCAGCATAAAGCGCTTGGCCAGATGAAGAAGATGGCTGCAAGCTATGGCTTCGATATCTCTTTGCCAGCCACTAATGCTAAAGAAGCTATTCAGTGGACTTACTTTGGTTACCTTGCAGCTGTTAAGAGCCAAAATGGCGCGGCAATGTCACTTGGTCGTACTTCAAGCTTCCTCGATATCTTTATCGAACGTGATATCGAAGCGGGTGTACTAACAGAGCAAGCAGCACAGGAAATGGTTGACCATTTCGTGATGAAGCTACGTATGGTACGTTTCCTACGTACGCCAGAATACGACGAGCTATTCTCTGGTGACCCAATCTGGGCTACAGAGTCAATCGCGGGTATGGGTCTTGACGGCCGTACACTAGTGACTCGCTCTAGCTTCCGTTTCTTACACACATTGTACAACATGGGCCCTAGCCCAGAGCCAAACATTACGGTTCTATGGTCAGAGGCGTTACCGCTTAACTTCAAGAAGTACTCGGCTAAAGTATCGATTGATACTAGCGCTATCCAATATGAAAACGATGACCTAATGCGTCCAGATTTTGCATCTGACGATTATGCTATCGCATGTTGTGTAAGCCCTATGGTTGTTGGTAAGCACATGCAGTTCTTCGGTGCTCGTGCCAACCTTGCTAAGACAATGCTTTATGCAATCAACGGTGGTGTTGATGAAAAACTTAAGACTCAAATCGGTCCTAAGTACGCGCCTATCACTGATGAAGTTTTAGACTTTGATGATGTTATGGGTCGTTTAGACACCATGATGGACTGGCTTGCAACGCAATATGTATCTGCATTGAACGCTATTCACTTCATGCACGACAAGTACTCTTATGAAGCTGCACTTATGGCCCTTCATGACAGAGATGTTCGTCGTACTATGGCGTGTGGTATTGCGGGTCTATCAATTGCTGCTGATTCACTTTCAGCCATTAAATTCGGTACTGTTAAACCAATTCGTGACGAAAACGGCATTGCTGTCGATTTTGACATCAGTGGTGACTATCCTAAATTTGGTAACAACGATGCACGCGTTGATGATTTAGCAACCGACCTTGTTGAACGCTTTATGGCTAAGATCCGTAGCATGAAGATGTACCGCAATGCGATCCCGACTCAGTCTATCTTAACCATTACCTCTAACGTGGTTTACGGTAAGAAGACAGGTAACACACCTGATGGACGTCCAGCAGGCGCACCTTTTGCTCCAGGCGCAAACCCAATGCACGGTCGTGATGAAAAAGGCGCTATCGCTTCTTTAACATCAGTTGCTAAACTACCATTTGCTCATGCACAAGACGGGATCTCTTACACTTTCTCTATCGTACCTAATGCGTTAGGTAAAGATGAAGATGGTCGTAAAGCCAACCTTGCTGCACTAATGGATGGTTACTTTGCCCATAACGATAGCCGTGAAGGTGGTCAACACCTCAACGTTAACGTGATGAACCGTGAAATGCTTGAAGATGCCGTGGTTAATCCAGATAAGTATCCTCAACTAACCATCCGTGTTTCTGGTTACGCAGTGCGCTTTAACTCGCTAACCCCTGAGCAACAGCAAGACGTTATCACACGTACCTTTACTAAAGGTCTGTAA
- a CDS encoding DUF3360 family protein — translation MPESVKNEAVDGSEQSYQALHRPASEFNTREEYLDNELKIMKPKRWGLNLPGRDFRFEWEDLVPAIAGTIGITVMYSAVMAAWASGLSARWEHVNLGAEFAIQVVRVEMLIPALLFCIISSGFINPRANLGGNHGPMIPLIGAIALAGAHPLALAILLGVFGLILSYFKGGSKLVNLTSSGVAGGLLVFLGFMGAKSQITSLFDWAGGLEAKHALDYSLGYVAFFILLANVILYSYLAKIGKRWLAIPLCSIAAIILAFALGAGLDLQFVTEPGIPNLNPMYWWGSTEYGWQLGLPNLQHFIASLPFAILAVAMWSPDFLGHRIFQELNYPKGSEKVLMDVDDTMTTCSLRQIVGTAVGGGNITSSWGTYMIPAAIAKRPIPAGAILLGIMCIAVAVIGYPMDITVWRPVMSIALLVGVFLPLLEAGMQMVKNTKNSQAAGICIFAAFVANPVLAWALTMFLDNNGLIGDKERAKSLSVTDRIVIPGLAFIICLAAMLAVGMITGIPALL, via the coding sequence ATGCCTGAATCAGTAAAGAATGAAGCAGTAGATGGCTCTGAACAGAGCTACCAAGCACTTCACAGACCAGCATCAGAGTTCAATACCCGCGAAGAGTATTTGGATAATGAGCTAAAAATCATGAAGCCAAAGCGTTGGGGGCTTAATCTCCCAGGTAGAGACTTTAGGTTCGAATGGGAAGACTTAGTCCCTGCCATTGCAGGTACTATAGGTATCACTGTAATGTACTCAGCGGTTATGGCGGCATGGGCCTCAGGTCTGTCAGCTCGTTGGGAACACGTCAACTTGGGAGCTGAATTTGCTATCCAAGTCGTGCGGGTTGAAATGCTTATTCCGGCCCTACTCTTTTGTATTATTAGCTCAGGATTTATTAATCCCCGAGCCAATCTCGGCGGTAATCATGGACCAATGATCCCTTTGATTGGTGCTATCGCGTTAGCAGGAGCTCATCCACTGGCATTAGCCATTTTGCTCGGTGTATTTGGCCTCATTCTTAGTTACTTTAAAGGCGGGTCTAAGTTAGTTAACTTGACCAGCAGTGGCGTGGCAGGTGGCTTGCTCGTTTTCTTAGGTTTTATGGGTGCTAAAAGTCAAATAACCTCATTATTTGATTGGGCTGGCGGACTTGAGGCTAAACATGCTTTAGATTACAGCCTAGGCTATGTCGCTTTCTTTATTTTATTAGCCAACGTCATCCTCTACTCCTACCTCGCTAAAATAGGTAAACGCTGGCTAGCCATTCCACTGTGTTCAATTGCCGCAATAATACTGGCTTTTGCACTTGGCGCTGGGCTAGACCTTCAGTTTGTAACTGAACCAGGCATCCCAAATTTAAACCCTATGTATTGGTGGGGCTCAACTGAATATGGCTGGCAGTTAGGCTTACCTAACCTCCAACATTTCATCGCGTCATTACCGTTTGCCATTCTCGCTGTGGCGATGTGGTCACCAGATTTTCTGGGACACCGAATTTTCCAAGAGCTCAACTATCCAAAGGGTTCTGAGAAAGTATTGATGGATGTTGATGACACAATGACAACCTGTTCTCTACGTCAAATTGTCGGAACTGCAGTCGGTGGCGGTAATATCACCTCATCGTGGGGGACCTATATGATCCCTGCTGCGATTGCTAAGCGTCCTATTCCAGCGGGTGCTATTTTGCTCGGCATTATGTGTATCGCTGTCGCAGTCATTGGTTATCCGATGGATATCACCGTCTGGCGTCCTGTCATGTCGATTGCACTTTTAGTTGGCGTGTTTTTACCATTACTTGAAGCGGGTATGCAGATGGTGAAAAACACTAAAAACAGCCAAGCCGCGGGTATATGTATCTTTGCCGCCTTTGTGGCAAACCCAGTATTAGCATGGGCATTGACCATGTTCTTAGACAACAATGGTCTAATCGGTGATAAAGAACGCGCCAAATCACTGTCGGTAACTGACCGTATCGTTATCCCAGGGTTAGCGTTTATTATCTGTCTGGCTGCGATGCTAGCGGTTGGTATGATCACAGGTATACCGGCACTGCTTTAA
- the focA gene encoding formate transporter FocA, producing the protein MTAHSQPKLIPLTHQTETTTSPVNAATPSLYQQAEGYGTDKVIKAKWESFGLAIFAGAFIALAFVFYITVTTGSSGPWGLIRLAGGLAFSLGLMLVVICGGELFTSTVLSSVAWAQKKVSSTDLLKCWARVYAGNFVGAMLMLCMIVIAGMQNLNDGQWGLNALNIAQHKLHHGWWQAFVLGMLCNMLVCLGVWMTFASKDALTKAILLMLPVAMFVSSGFEHSIANLFMVPLGIVIAQFSDPSWFEALNVTQSQFADLTINHFIINNLIPVTLGNIVGGGLFVGLGYWLIEKADPIANQRTTSSNKQACLAEVIALATFDTQIETPLAKQAEAESSLIESNSHSHLFPGVKIMPKTIQRLNVSDLMNPTPFTLTADLSVYEGLKQLSDSASRGAPVVNEKKQLLGFISQQDLLRSLWSEEFVRGISFKVGDLMQTQVLTVSPLDAVADLIELMVVDRSKLFPVNDSAMLIGNTFKSYEERLRGANASKPSVFPVVDEGVLCGVITREDIAQKVCDLYKF; encoded by the coding sequence ATGACTGCACATAGTCAACCAAAGCTCATTCCTTTAACGCACCAAACGGAGACGACAACGAGCCCGGTGAATGCTGCAACGCCAAGTTTATACCAGCAAGCTGAAGGGTACGGTACAGATAAAGTGATTAAAGCCAAATGGGAATCCTTTGGTTTAGCAATATTTGCTGGTGCATTTATCGCATTGGCTTTTGTGTTCTATATTACGGTCACAACAGGCAGCAGCGGGCCCTGGGGGCTCATTCGACTAGCGGGAGGACTGGCTTTTAGTCTTGGCTTAATGTTGGTTGTGATCTGTGGTGGAGAGCTGTTTACAAGCACTGTATTGAGCAGCGTGGCTTGGGCACAGAAAAAAGTATCAAGTACGGACTTGCTTAAATGTTGGGCACGAGTCTACGCAGGAAATTTTGTGGGTGCGATGCTGATGTTGTGCATGATCGTTATCGCAGGCATGCAAAATTTGAACGACGGACAATGGGGTCTCAACGCACTTAATATCGCGCAACACAAGCTACACCATGGTTGGTGGCAAGCATTTGTATTGGGTATGTTGTGTAACATGTTGGTGTGTCTAGGTGTGTGGATGACATTCGCCAGTAAAGATGCATTAACTAAAGCAATTCTTTTGATGCTACCTGTCGCCATGTTTGTGAGTAGTGGCTTTGAACACAGCATTGCAAATCTGTTTATGGTCCCTCTCGGTATCGTTATAGCCCAATTTTCTGATCCAAGTTGGTTCGAAGCACTCAATGTGACGCAAAGTCAATTTGCAGACCTTACTATAAATCATTTTATTATCAATAATTTAATACCAGTGACTTTGGGCAACATTGTCGGCGGTGGCCTATTTGTTGGTTTGGGATATTGGTTAATAGAAAAGGCCGATCCAATAGCAAATCAAAGAACTACGTCTTCAAATAAACAAGCCTGCTTAGCGGAAGTTATTGCGTTAGCGACTTTTGATACTCAAATCGAAACCCCATTAGCAAAACAAGCAGAAGCAGAGTCTTCACTGATTGAGAGTAACAGCCATTCTCATCTATTCCCCGGAGTAAAAATAATGCCAAAAACAATTCAAAGACTAAATGTAAGCGATCTTATGAACCCTACGCCATTCACTCTCACCGCGGATCTTTCTGTGTATGAAGGGCTTAAACAACTATCAGACAGCGCTAGTCGTGGCGCTCCCGTAGTCAACGAAAAAAAGCAGCTACTTGGGTTTATCTCACAGCAGGATCTGTTACGTAGTTTATGGTCTGAAGAATTTGTCCGTGGTATTAGCTTTAAAGTCGGTGACTTGATGCAAACCCAAGTATTAACAGTCTCGCCTTTAGATGCTGTTGCTGACTTGATTGAGTTAATGGTGGTCGATAGAAGCAAGCTATTCCCAGTCAATGATAGTGCTATGTTGATAGGCAATACGTTTAAAAGCTATGAAGAGCGGCTACGCGGGGCGAATGCTAGCAAGCCAAGTGTCTTCCCTGTTGTCGATGAGGGCGTGTTATGTGGCGTTATCACCCGAGAAGATATCGCACAAAAAGTGTGTGATCTTTACAAGTTTTAA